The genomic stretch GAGCTAATGGTGCTTCACGTGGCCAGAACAGAGGGGTAAAGCACTCTTCTCTCTTAAACCCGGGACGGACAAACCACCCTCTGTTCCGGATCCTGTCGCGAGAGACAATTCCAGCTACTTAGTTACCACCCGCAGCCTCTCCGGGCCTACCTTGTTGTGCTTTACCTTGTAACACTTGAATTTGTCTTTCTAGGTGCTTCGTGGAGGGGCCGCCCTGGCTACAGTGTTGCCGCTTGGAAAATGTGAACGGTTAAAACCCATTTGCCTTAGGAAATAGGCAGGCACTGAGCTCCAGAGGATGAGGGCTTCGAAAGCCTCGGAAAATTGAAAGTTAACATATGGTTTTGCAGTATCAGGTAGTAAGATATACCTTCCCTCCTTTTCATAAGTCAGAATTACTAGCAGTTATATTGCATTCCCCAAtgaaaattgggaaataataGTAAAATGTGAGGAAGGGAATAGTAAATACTAAAAATAACCCTTTTAACGCGGCCTCTTAGGGCTGACAGTGCATTAAGAGGCTATTCCAGAAAGAAGGGTATAATAATTCTCCATTAAACCCAAACTTGAGATGTAAAGCTCTTTTTTGGATCCTGTCTGGAGTTACAACTAAACATTGGTGGGTTGGGGGGGATGGGTTTCTTCATGAactttttcagatttttctagGTAAATTCTTAGAGTGCTTTCTCAATCTAAAAACAAATTAAGATTAAAGTTATCCAAAGGTTTAGTTAACTCAGAAGTTTAATGCTGTTACTGAAAAGCAATCTAGTTATGAAGTATTTTCAGTGGGTGAGGTAAAATCTGATCATTAAATATAGACGCATTTTATAATGTACCAACAAGTTCTAGCATTGGGAAATATGTGACATGACTCTACTTTTATGGAAACTAAGCAATAGAATATGAGctaaaatagagaatattatagaACTTCCTTCTCAGTATCTACAGTACtgaataccttttttttctttttctttttttgtaggtaGGAAAAATACAAGCTGGGATGATCTGATTCTGAGACACCTCCAAAAACCTTTAATCCACTGCTGTATAATTCACAAGGTGTGATCATAACATCAGACTAGTTTTTTTCTTGTGGGAACAGAGAAGTGACCCTAGTGGAACATGCTTCATTATACAGAAAAAAGTTCTTTGAAGGTCCCTGAATCAGTATTGTAGTTGTAGAATCTAGAAAAGCATGTTTCCTGGTGGTATAAAAATGAGTGACCGTtacttagaacaaagaattcaTATCAAACTTTGTGTAAAGCTAAACAAATCTGCCAGTGAGACACTTGAAATGTTAAAAGAAGCTTATGGAGATGAAGTAATGTCGAGAGCGAGAGTTTTTGACTGGCACAAAAGGTTTAAGGAGGGTAGAGATGATGTCCACGATGATGCACGGAGTGGGCGCCCAGTCACCCACAGAACCAATGAAAATGTTGAAAAGGTCAGAGATTTGGTTCGTTCAAACAGCCGATTAACTGTGAGAATGATGGCTGAAAAGTTATCTTTAGATAAAGAGACAGTTAGACTTATTTTGAAAGAGAATTTGAATATGAGGAAAGTTTCTGGGAAGATTGTGCCTTGTATGGTTTCAGTAGATGATGCTGGTGAGGGAGAGCTAAAGTAGAGGACTAACAATCTTCCATTGGAGTTTGTAGGATTCATTTAACTTCAGAGGTTTTGCCTTATTCATTGCTATAGAAATTTAACCTACAATAATGTGACCATCTTCAAACATTTTCATTAGGTGTTCTTGGTatgaaatgtgaaggaaggtagaaagATGAAAGCAATGATATGTTGGTGTTGGCACCTCAGAGGAAgaaccattttgtttttttttaatgcatgggATGGTTTTGCTTTATATCTGAAAGGTAGGTAGCTAGTTGGTAGTTCAGGGGGGAAGCAGGACTTGTGCTGTATCATGTAATCATCTTAAAACAGAAGAGTAAGGAAGATTAGAACAAATTCACCAAGTAGGTAGATGTGGGTTGGTGTGAGGGTGGTGGGTGTAGAAAGTGTGGTTGGCAGAGAAGGAATGAGGCTCACCTTAACAGGATAATGATGCAAGCAAACCAGCTAGAGTAGAGCACTATGAAAAGGATTTCGGAAAAAGGTAGAGAATGCTCTGGCAAAAAAAGATTGTAATTTTAGTTTGAAATTCAGTCTATCTTAGTAGACCATTGCTAATATAAATTTCCAGGTTATAGATGTTTCCATAAGTTACTTGGATCTAAAATCTTTTCTGATACCTCTTATCaggtaaatgaattttatttaatgggaaGATAATTCAGCATTTATTGGCAACTAATATTTTGTTCCTTCATTGATAGCAGAAGGCCTAAACTTTTCTCAGCTGAAAATGCTAAATGACAATGCTGCTATAATTGTTGATGAAGCCACAGAAATTTTGTGGTTAGTAATTAATACCATATATTTGTCCTTTCTAAGATTGATAGATTGTAAGGTTCTTGAGGTCTAAAACTAACTTACTGAATTTTCACTAAccccattattttaaaatttaataattaaatgtGAAATTTATTTGGGAAGCAACCTGCAAttttggaaaggaaatggaaaggatgaATATTCAGTCCCTGAATGTTGTGGGTTACTGTTGTAAATTGTTGTATTTCAGATGAAGAGGACTTAAACTTATAGCAACAGCAGGAAACACTAGAAATTAGTGTTAGTTTTAGCCTTCAGGTAAATGGCTTATACTGAAATGCTAATGATTCATGACTTTTTCATTACACCAATAGCATTAGTTAATGGCCTCCCTAGAGCTTCACTAATAGATCAACAGAATATCTAGGGAGTGTTGTAAAATTACATTAGGTCCATTAGGGATTGAACTTCATTGGAAAACAGCAACAAGTAGCTGGGGTTTatgaggaaaacaggattttaaaatacaatttaggAAAGATAACACAGCAATAAAGCCTACAATCCAAAacagtaaaaactaacaaaaataattgtttattgttttagctagaatttgttttgttggcaATGTTATTATATAGAGTATATAAAATTAATGGCTGGATTTCCAAGAAACCATAAACTGCTTTGAACTTGTCTATCTGTATATTTAGTATCTTTGCTAGATTTTACTCCACATCTTCCCTAACAAGGTGCAATACTGTTAATGatggtgattttcttttttaaagatttcaagCTTAATAAAGATTTTGTTCAAGGATTGAAACACTAGGAAAATGACATTTTCTAGACTGTCATTATATCACTACTAACCTCTTGGTTTAGAGCCTTTGAGCTCTTATCCTCTTACATCTAGTTAATGGCATTTACCTATTTCCTAATTGCCTTCATTTAAACTATAAAATCTATATGTTCTTTTGGTAAAGACCAGGTGAAAGTAAATGTTCTTCCCCCTCAGCTGTGTTAACAAAACTAGCCATTGTCCTAAATAATGCTGTCCCTCTTATTTCTGTCAAACCcatgtcacttagcctctctagaCTTAACTATGCATCTTGAATAAACTATCCCCTTTTTTCACCCAGTTACAAATTTATCCTTAGTATTTAATAGCCTTTGCAAACATCTCTACAACTATAGTTGTATGCATGTCTATGTATGTTCTATTAGTCCATAGCCATTCTAAGAACTGGCACTGATGTAATTTCCTATAATGTCTATGTAACATTGTGTACAGTGAATACTTAgtattaactttctttttataatgCACAATTTGCAGCTATGACTAGGCCTATTCATGACATATTCGTGGTGCCTTCACTCAAGATTTGTGTTTGTGTCAGGCCTATTAAATGTAATAAATTTGAGCTTACACACTAATTTAAACTTAATTTGGCACGGAACAGTTGGCTGCTGGTTTTATCTTGTTGCCAAAGGTTGTTGAAGTTAGTTCAAATCTTGCAATAACTAGATATCGTGTGGTTTACCATGAGTGAATGATTCAATTTTTAAAGTCCTGTGTCCAAGGCACTGAGCTATCCTTATCTTAAGGATGATGATATTGACAAGTAAAggaaaattattggaataattTGAGGCTTGAAGTGCTTACTCTAGTTATAGAGTTATTGGGTAACTATTGAGGGATGAGTATGGCAATCTATCCCATAGCCTttattatatacaaagtagtGTCCATTCACTACTAAGCCTTAGTATAAATGACCCTTCGTGCTACTGTCTTAAAACAACATAATCTGGTCATTTTAGGTTTTCACTGCCACATCTTTTAACTGGTTTAGGTGCAACCATTTTTCAGTCAGGGACTTTTTACTTAGCACTAATATATTTGTCATATTCTAAACCTGTTAAATCCATGTAGCTCATGGAAACAGTTTGTTTAGGAACTAATTTACATTAAGTTCTGTACTTTTTCATAATtacatgaacttttttttcatattaagaCTGATACCTATTGCTAGTGATATTGCTGTTCTTTTATAGCTTAGATGCCTGTTACACACTCCCAAAATTTGCTTTTTGGGAAGAAGAGAGCATGGAAACCCTGAAGTTCTGTTtaattgtaacaaaataaaaataaaggttgtATAAAAAACTAAAGTTCTGTGGTGATAATTGATAACATTCTCCCTCGTGGTGTTAAAGTTCACATTAGTATAAATACTGcttattttaatcaaataaagGGTGTGTGAAAGACCTGTCATGAATAAAGTGCCTTGTTTCAGGTAGCAGGGATGGCttttgaggggaaagggaagcaaccatttattaggcacctatatatgacaagcactgtgttaagtgctttacaaatcatTTCTAGATCATTTGATTCTTGaccacaactctgggagataggtagtAGTCTAATTTTAGTTGAGGTAATTTAAATGGCTCAGCTGGGGGTCACAACTAAGAAgtacctgaggctgaatttgccAGGTCTTCCAGGTCCAGGGTTGGTTTAGAAGCTGGGAATTTGGGGTTCGAGATTTTTCAGTAATTAGGTGATTGAAGTGAATTGATATCTAAGCTCCTTcatctttgtaaaatggaggtttaatggccctttttttttttttgtggggcaatgagggtcaagtgacttgcccgtggtcatacagccaagtaagtgtcagagtccagatttgaactcctgactctagggctggtgctctatccactgcgccacgaaGCTGCCCTATTAATGGCCTTCAAAATCTCCCATGTTACTGAATTGCACAAGTTGGGGTAGAGAAAGCATGGCTGCCATAGGAGTAGATAATTTGCAACTTTTGTGAGGTGTTCCATAGTATCCATTTTGCttgaaaagattaaatgacttgtccatggtcatgtaTGAATGTGTTTAGGTGAAGACTACAGAATATAGGATAGTTACCCCCCAAAAGAGCCCCTGTGTCCCTagtgaaatggggaaaagggagaaactaAAGCTTAGCTTAAGATTTTAGGAGCTGACAACTTTaagattggggggggcagctaggtggcgcagtgaataaagcactggctcgattcaaatctgacctgagacacttgacactagtgtgaccctgggcaagtcacttaaccctcattgccctgcccccaaataataaaaagattttGGGGGGGGATCCATCAGCCACAAAAGAAAGACCCCTGAACAGAATGAGTCTTTGTATGGAAAATAAGTTGTAAGGATTCCCTGAATAGCTGGGGATTGAGTTGGAGATGTGATCATTGAAGGGAATCAAA from Dromiciops gliroides isolate mDroGli1 chromosome 6, mDroGli1.pri, whole genome shotgun sequence encodes the following:
- the LOC122732629 gene encoding protein GVQW3-like, producing MFPGGIKMSDRYLEQRIHIKLCVKLNKSASETLEMLKEAYGDEVMSRARVFDWHKRFKEGRDDVHDDARSGRPVTHRTNENVEKVRDLVRSNSRLTVRMMAEKLSLDKETVRLILKENLNMRKVSGKIVPCMVSVDDAGEGELK